A genomic region of Sporomusaceae bacterium contains the following coding sequences:
- a CDS encoding metal ABC transporter substrate-binding protein: MNRLQKHCLIGALSLILALTLGCGAKTGAPSPTAPSAKIKVVASVYPVYEFTRQVGGDKIDLSQLMPPGAEPHDWEPTAKEIVAIRAARLFLYHGAGFETIGKLLTAETLGATKAVAVSQGIPLLKPAEDDGHGHDHGSGDKNAKPRDAHTDAHMWLDPLLAQKEVEAIAAALAAADPPNADYYRQNAAGYIRELAKLDTEYQTALAGLPRREIVTSHAAFGYLVARYGLKQLPIMGLSPDSEPTPDKMASVVKFCREHQVKYIFFETLVSPRLAETIARETGASLLVLNPVENLTPEEAQQGKNYLGIMRDNLTNLNKALSQ, from the coding sequence ATGAACCGGCTTCAAAAACATTGCCTAATCGGCGCCCTGTCCCTCATCCTCGCCCTCACCCTCGGCTGCGGCGCCAAAACCGGCGCCCCCTCACCGACGGCCCCGTCCGCCAAAATCAAAGTCGTCGCCTCCGTTTACCCCGTCTACGAATTCACCCGTCAGGTAGGCGGCGACAAAATCGACCTTTCCCAGCTCATGCCGCCGGGCGCCGAGCCCCACGACTGGGAACCCACCGCCAAAGAAATCGTCGCCATCCGGGCAGCGCGCCTCTTCCTCTACCACGGCGCCGGCTTCGAAACCATCGGCAAACTCCTCACCGCCGAAACCCTCGGCGCCACTAAGGCCGTCGCCGTCAGCCAGGGAATCCCGCTGCTCAAACCAGCGGAAGACGACGGCCACGGCCACGACCACGGCAGCGGCGACAAAAACGCCAAACCCCGCGACGCCCATACCGACGCCCATATGTGGCTCGACCCGCTCCTCGCCCAGAAAGAAGTCGAAGCCATCGCCGCCGCCCTCGCCGCCGCCGACCCCCCGAACGCCGACTACTACCGCCAAAACGCCGCCGGCTATATCCGCGAACTCGCCAAGCTCGACACGGAATACCAGACCGCCCTCGCCGGACTGCCCCGCCGCGAAATCGTCACAAGCCACGCCGCCTTCGGCTACCTGGTCGCACGCTACGGCCTCAAGCAACTGCCGATCATGGGCCTCTCCCCCGACAGCGAACCCACCCCCGACAAAATGGCCTCGGTCGTCAAATTCTGCCGCGAGCACCAAGTCAAATACATCTTCTTCGAAACGCTCGTCAGCCCCAGGCTGGCCGAAACCATCGCCCGCGAAACCGGCGCAAGCCTCCTCGTCCTCAACCCGGTCGAAAACCTCACCCCCGAAGAAGCGCAGCAGGGCAAAAACTACCTTGGCATCATGCGCGACAACCTCACCAATCTGAACAAAGCCCTCAGCCAATAA
- a CDS encoding Fur family transcriptional regulator, with protein MNDFLHLLRSKGFKLTPQRRAVIAALQACAPFPTAQEIHSHVKSQAPDVSLDTVYRNLTLLIRLGIVNQVNLPGRGGSVFEIVADNHHHHLICLVCGQAECIDYCPVIPQEIAQAAERGFTVVSHSLEFYGYCRACRPAG; from the coding sequence ATGAACGACTTTCTGCACCTCCTGCGGAGCAAAGGCTTCAAGCTTACCCCGCAGCGGCGCGCCGTCATAGCCGCCCTGCAGGCCTGCGCCCCCTTCCCCACCGCGCAGGAAATCCACAGCCACGTCAAAAGCCAGGCTCCCGACGTCAGCCTCGACACCGTATACCGCAACCTCACCCTCCTCATCCGCCTCGGCATCGTCAACCAGGTCAACCTGCCGGGCCGCGGCGGCAGCGTCTTCGAAATCGTCGCCGACAACCACCATCATCATCTCATCTGCCTCGTCTGCGGACAGGCCGAGTGCATCGACTATTGCCCCGTAATCCCCCAGGAAATCGCCCAGGCTGCAGAACGCGGCTTCACCGTCGTCTCCCATTCCCTCGAATTCTACGGTTACTGCCGCGCCTGCCGTCCCGCAGGCTGA